One segment of Metallosphaera cuprina Ar-4 DNA contains the following:
- a CDS encoding metal-dependent transcriptional regulator has translation MSELSEPLENYLKEIYELEESKGVAKVVDLIEAFSISPGTISKALDRLESLGFIDRKTKRIRLTDDGRKLAVRLIKAHRLSERLLTDIIGVDWIRAHELAHRLEHIWPEDVLDKIDRTLGKPATCPHGHPIPGRESEERGQAISQMGPGKYQVQMILREEEWILREAQNLGLIPGRNIEVVENRDGEIKIKLDDKVIVIPRSLGDQVIIVGNK, from the coding sequence ATGTCTGAGTTATCTGAACCTTTAGAAAATTATCTAAAGGAGATTTACGAACTAGAGGAATCTAAAGGAGTGGCTAAGGTCGTTGACCTGATTGAAGCGTTCTCGATCTCTCCAGGGACTATTAGCAAGGCTTTGGATAGACTGGAATCTTTAGGTTTCATAGATAGGAAAACTAAAAGGATTAGGTTAACCGACGACGGAAGGAAATTAGCCGTCAGACTCATAAAGGCACATAGGTTATCTGAGAGACTTCTCACTGACATAATAGGTGTAGACTGGATAAGAGCTCATGAGCTAGCGCATAGGTTAGAACACATTTGGCCAGAAGACGTTTTAGACAAAATAGATCGTACTCTCGGGAAACCCGCTACTTGTCCTCACGGTCATCCAATCCCTGGAAGAGAGAGCGAAGAGAGAGGCCAGGCCATAAGCCAGATGGGGCCAGGAAAATATCAAGTTCAGATGATATTAAGAGAGGAGGAGTGGATATTGAGGGAAGCTCAGAACTTAGGTCTAATACCTGGAAGGAACATAGAGGTGGTGGAGAACAGGGATGGAGAAATAAAGATCAAGCTAGACGATAAAGTTATCGTCATACCGAGGTCTCTCGGCGATCAGGTGATTATAGTTGGAAATAAGTGA